In the Pirellulales bacterium genome, one interval contains:
- a CDS encoding FGGY-family carbohydrate kinase, translating to MTRNDHETSYVLALDLGSGGPKVALVSERGEILASTRRSTTTYLVGERGVEQDPEEWWSTISDAAREILARQLVPRERIIAVACTSQWSVTTPVDAEGRALMRAVHWMDGRGAPYTKAMTDGLVKISGYSLPTLVRWIRNTGGVPTHSGNDVLAHLLFIKHECPDVYRQAEALLEPMDYINLRLTGRTAASHATIFPYLLTDNRRNPGIVYADSLIKAAGLDRAKLPELLPVDTILGTVLPAVAQDWGLSPQTQVVMGMCDTHAAALGSGAVADGEVHVCIGTSSWITCHVPFKRTDLFRYIATMPSALKGKNMVVCEVLAAGKCVELFVKEWFADHFTAVGGDRYAEFERLASSAPPGCEGLVFLPWLGGSGPPTSDSTARGGFMNWSLRTTRAQAARAVLEGIAYNLRWALEAVERFIGKRQPQLRFIGGGAQSALWCQILADVLDRPIVQVAEPNQSIARGAALSAFVALGKLRVEELSQRVALGHTYRPDARRRDLYERVFREFQKFYHANKPIFGRLNTPPAE from the coding sequence ATGACGCGGAACGATCACGAAACGAGTTATGTCCTGGCCCTGGACCTGGGGAGTGGTGGCCCCAAGGTGGCGCTCGTCTCGGAGCGCGGTGAGATTCTGGCCAGCACCCGCCGTTCGACCACCACGTATCTCGTCGGCGAACGCGGCGTCGAGCAGGATCCCGAGGAGTGGTGGTCCACGATCTCGGATGCCGCACGCGAGATCCTGGCACGTCAGCTCGTTCCGCGCGAACGCATCATCGCCGTCGCCTGCACCAGTCAGTGGTCGGTGACGACCCCCGTCGATGCCGAGGGCCGCGCGCTGATGCGGGCCGTTCACTGGATGGATGGCCGGGGCGCTCCCTACACCAAGGCGATGACCGATGGGCTCGTGAAGATCAGCGGGTACAGCCTGCCCACGCTCGTGCGCTGGATTCGCAACACCGGCGGCGTGCCCACCCACTCGGGCAACGACGTGCTCGCGCATCTGTTGTTCATCAAGCACGAGTGTCCCGACGTGTATCGCCAGGCGGAGGCGCTCCTCGAGCCGATGGATTACATCAACCTGCGGCTTACGGGTCGCACGGCGGCCTCGCATGCCACGATTTTTCCTTACCTGCTGACCGACAACCGCCGCAATCCGGGTATCGTCTACGCCGACTCGCTGATCAAAGCCGCGGGGCTCGATCGCGCGAAGCTGCCCGAGCTGTTGCCCGTCGATACGATCCTGGGCACGGTGCTGCCCGCGGTGGCGCAAGACTGGGGCCTTTCGCCGCAGACGCAGGTGGTGATGGGCATGTGCGACACGCATGCCGCGGCGTTGGGTTCGGGCGCCGTGGCCGATGGTGAGGTACACGTCTGCATCGGCACGTCGTCGTGGATTACCTGTCATGTGCCCTTCAAGCGGACCGACTTGTTCCGCTATATCGCCACGATGCCCTCGGCCTTGAAGGGCAAGAACATGGTCGTTTGCGAGGTGCTGGCGGCCGGCAAGTGCGTCGAGCTATTCGTCAAGGAGTGGTTTGCCGACCATTTCACCGCCGTGGGGGGCGATCGCTATGCCGAGTTCGAGCGGCTGGCGAGCAGCGCGCCGCCGGGCTGCGAGGGGCTCGTCTTTCTGCCGTGGCTCGGTGGAAGTGGGCCCCCCACGAGCGATAGCACGGCACGAGGCGGTTTTATGAACTGGTCGCTGCGGACCACCCGGGCCCAGGCGGCCCGTGCCGTGCTCGAGGGAATCGCCTACAATCTGCGTTGGGCGCTCGAGGCGGTCGAACGCTTCATCGGGAAACGTCAGCCGCAACTGCGCTTTATCGGCGGCGGCGCGCAATCGGCGCTGTGGTGCCAGATTCTCGCCGACGTGCTCGATCGCCCGATCGTGCAGGTAGCGGAGCCGAATCAATCGATCGCCCGCGGGGCGGCCTTGTCGGCCTTCGTGGCCCTGGGCAAACTGCGCGTCGAGGAACTGTCGCAGCGCGTGGCTTTGGGCCACACGTATCGGCCGGACGCCCGCCGGCGCGATTTGTATGAACGAGTCTTTCGCGAGTTCCAGAAGTTCTATCACGCCAATAAGCCGATCTTCGGACGGCTCAATACACCCCCCGCGGAATAA
- a CDS encoding response regulator transcription factor, translating into MLVDEPTVFVVEDDEDMRQSLERLLGSEGLRVESYAGPQAYLDAFDPARPGCLLLDLRLPGMSGLEMIERLHGFEPRPPFIVITGHGDVPTAVHAMHDGALDFLEKPVSRQSLLERVHEALATDAQARARHAARRQVEDRLNRLTPREREVLDLMLTGTSTKSIAERLKISTKTVEIHRANVRQKMGVSSVAQLVLMVTKRIVPSPDVDEQEA; encoded by the coding sequence ATGTTGGTCGATGAACCTACGGTCTTTGTGGTCGAGGACGACGAAGATATGCGTCAATCGCTCGAGCGATTGTTGGGCAGCGAAGGTCTGCGCGTCGAATCGTACGCCGGTCCGCAGGCCTATCTCGATGCCTTCGATCCGGCGCGCCCCGGTTGCCTCCTGCTTGACCTGCGACTGCCGGGCATGTCGGGCCTGGAAATGATCGAACGCCTGCACGGCTTTGAGCCGCGGCCGCCGTTCATTGTCATCACCGGCCACGGCGACGTCCCCACGGCAGTGCATGCCATGCACGACGGGGCGCTCGACTTTCTCGAGAAGCCGGTCTCGCGACAAAGCCTGCTCGAACGGGTACACGAGGCGTTGGCCACCGATGCCCAGGCTCGCGCGCGGCACGCGGCGCGCCGCCAGGTCGAAGACCGCCTCAACCGGCTCACGCCGCGCGAACGCGAGGTGCTCGACCTGATGCTCACTGGCACGTCGACGAAATCGATCGCCGAGCGGCTCAAGATCAGCACCAAGACGGTCGAGATTCACCGTGCCAACGTGCGCCAAAAGATGGGGGTCAGCTCCGTTGCCCAACTGGTGCTGATGGTCACGAAGCGCATCGTGCCCTCGCCCGACGTCGACGAGCAGGAAGCGTAA
- a CDS encoding DUF1080 domain-containing protein produces MKRALFAALPALALVTCVALADEAKPDADGWVELFDGKTLTGWKASEKPENWTVEEGTITGRGERSHLFYVGSDPDHPQEFENLEFIADVKLNKGGNSGMYFRTAFGPGWPKGYEAQVNNSSGDPVKTGSLYYLKKVFEQHVPDDTWWTQHVICNGNHIVIKVNDKVLVDFVDEDNTYKQGLLALQQHDPGSVVHYKNLKVKKLP; encoded by the coding sequence ATGAAACGTGCTTTGTTCGCCGCGCTTCCCGCCCTGGCTCTGGTCACCTGCGTGGCCCTGGCCGATGAGGCCAAGCCCGACGCCGACGGCTGGGTCGAACTGTTCGACGGCAAGACCCTCACAGGTTGGAAGGCCAGTGAGAAGCCGGAAAACTGGACCGTCGAAGAAGGCACCATCACCGGCCGCGGCGAACGCAGCCACCTCTTCTATGTCGGCTCCGATCCCGATCATCCCCAGGAGTTCGAGAACCTCGAGTTCATCGCCGACGTGAAACTCAACAAAGGGGGCAACTCGGGCATGTACTTCCGCACCGCGTTCGGCCCCGGCTGGCCGAAGGGGTACGAAGCGCAAGTCAACAACAGCAGCGGCGACCCGGTGAAGACGGGCAGCCTCTATTACCTGAAGAAGGTCTTCGAGCAGCACGTCCCCGACGACACCTGGTGGACGCAGCACGTCATCTGCAATGGCAATCACATCGTGATCAAGGTCAACGACAAGGTGCTCGTCGACTTCGTGGATGAAGACAACACCTACAAGCAGGGCCTGCTCGCGCTGCAACAGCACGACCCGGGCAGTGTCGTCCACTACAAGAACCTGAAGGTCAAGAAGCTGCCGTAA
- a CDS encoding aminotransferase class V-fold PLP-dependent enzyme, protein MSEQNTVATDPLSMIDQMMHPYRGELGITTEIPQQGRSRDEIFALMQELRGREMPRWKEGYASGSVYHGDESHVDYLNQIYAVQSQVNQLHSDLWPSAAKFEAEIVAMTANMLGAGQTTAPFGSPEGICGSVSSGGSESILLAMKTYRDWAEATRGITRPELVVPVSAHAAFHKAGQYFRIEVKSIPLDEQFRADVKAAEAAITENTIALVGSAPNFPFGTIDPLEEMSEIAQNRGIGFHVDACLGGYFLPWAEKLGAPVPKFDFRLPGVTSMSCDTHKYGYAPKGTSTVLYRGEQLRRYQYFTIADWPGGLYYSPTFSGSRPGGLSAACWAALVTIGEKGYLDATRQILDAVAIMKRGVASIPGLRLLGDPLFVFSFAADDIDIYQVLDQMSYRRWALTGLQRPAAIHVSPTLRLAQPGVAERFVEDLRASVEYVRNTPNIEGGMAPIYGLAAAIPDRSFVHDMLKQVMDIYYRP, encoded by the coding sequence ATGTCCGAACAGAACACCGTCGCCACCGATCCGCTGTCGATGATCGACCAGATGATGCATCCCTATCGCGGCGAGTTGGGCATCACGACCGAGATTCCCCAGCAGGGGCGCAGCCGTGACGAGATCTTCGCCCTGATGCAAGAGCTGCGCGGACGCGAGATGCCGCGTTGGAAAGAGGGTTACGCCTCGGGTTCCGTCTACCACGGCGATGAATCGCACGTCGACTATCTGAACCAGATCTACGCCGTGCAGTCGCAGGTCAACCAGTTGCATTCGGATCTCTGGCCCAGTGCCGCGAAGTTCGAGGCCGAGATCGTGGCCATGACGGCGAACATGCTGGGGGCCGGCCAGACGACCGCGCCGTTCGGCTCGCCCGAGGGCATTTGCGGTTCGGTCAGTTCGGGCGGCTCGGAAAGCATTCTGCTGGCGATGAAGACCTACCGCGATTGGGCCGAGGCGACGCGCGGCATCACGCGGCCGGAACTTGTCGTGCCCGTCTCCGCGCACGCCGCCTTTCACAAGGCGGGGCAGTATTTCCGCATCGAAGTGAAGAGCATTCCGCTCGACGAGCAGTTCCGCGCCGACGTAAAGGCTGCCGAGGCGGCGATCACCGAAAACACGATCGCCCTGGTCGGCTCCGCGCCGAATTTTCCCTTCGGCACGATCGATCCGCTCGAAGAAATGTCGGAGATCGCGCAGAACCGCGGCATCGGTTTCCACGTCGATGCGTGCCTGGGCGGTTACTTTTTGCCCTGGGCCGAAAAGCTCGGCGCGCCGGTGCCGAAGTTCGACTTCCGCCTCCCGGGCGTCACCTCGATGTCGTGCGACACGCACAAGTACGGCTACGCCCCGAAGGGAACCTCGACGGTACTCTACCGCGGCGAGCAACTGCGGCGCTATCAATACTTCACGATCGCCGATTGGCCGGGGGGGTTGTACTACTCGCCAACCTTCTCGGGCAGCCGTCCCGGCGGACTGAGCGCCGCCTGCTGGGCCGCGCTCGTCACCATCGGCGAAAAGGGCTACCTCGACGCCACGCGACAGATCCTCGACGCCGTGGCAATCATGAAGCGGGGCGTGGCCAGCATTCCAGGTTTGCGCCTGCTGGGCGATCCGCTGTTTGTCTTTTCTTTCGCGGCCGACGACATCGACATCTACCAGGTGCTCGACCAGATGTCGTATCGCCGCTGGGCGCTCACCGGTTTGCAGCGTCCGGCCGCCATTCACGTGAGCCCCACCTTGCGTCTGGCACAGCCCGGCGTGGCCGAGCGGTTTGTCGAGGACCTGCGAGCTTCGGTCGAGTACGTGCGCAACACGCCGAACATCGAAGGGGGCATGGCGCCGATCTACGGCCTGGCGGCGGCGATTCCCGACCGTTCGTTCGTCCACGACATGCTCAAGCAGGTGATGGACATCTACTACCGTCCATAA
- a CDS encoding universal stress protein, which yields MQAKKILFPTDFSTSSDAGLREATALARESGALLLIVHVEEPPTAYGGGEMYYGVPDPNNEQIVAMLKAVTPNAPDVRYEHRLIVGDPAAEIVRLAEEEGVDLIVLGTHGRTGLRRLLMGSVAEAIVRRANCRVLTVKPPPEGAPDRP from the coding sequence ATGCAAGCCAAGAAAATCCTCTTCCCGACCGACTTTTCCACCTCGAGCGACGCCGGCCTGCGCGAGGCGACGGCCCTGGCGCGCGAGTCGGGCGCTTTGCTCCTGATCGTTCACGTCGAGGAGCCCCCCACCGCGTACGGCGGCGGCGAGATGTACTACGGCGTGCCCGACCCGAACAACGAGCAGATCGTGGCGATGCTCAAGGCCGTGACGCCGAACGCGCCCGACGTGCGCTACGAGCACCGGCTCATCGTGGGCGACCCCGCCGCCGAGATTGTGCGGCTGGCCGAGGAAGAAGGGGTCGATCTCATCGTGCTGGGCACGCACGGGCGCACGGGGCTGCGGCGCCTGCTGATGGGAAGCGTGGCCGAGGCGATCGTCCGCCGCGCGAATTGCCGCGTGCTGACCGTCAAGCCGCCCCCCGAGGGGGCGCCGGACCGCCCGTAG
- a CDS encoding trypsin-like peptidase domain-containing protein, protein MATLQAAFVAFSLLGASDTVLVDFSADWCGPCRQMEPAVNQLAAAGYPVRKVNIDRERELAALYHVQSIPCFVLLVDGREVDRTVGSTSLEHLQSMMHKAGVYPSNSAGGHARGQSPDYAPPAVVTAPVAPLVPVTMPATTSNAPLAAAVSAPAPAAPQMLPSTPAMPSNNHRAADRATTPEAIMAASVRIKVQDPDGQSGGSGTIIDAREGEALVLTCGHIFRDSKGQGKITVDLFGPGAPQGVPGELIYFDDKTDLGILAIRPGVPVVPARIAPAHYALQPGQPVTSIGCNGGADPTVQQSKIDSLNKFLGPQNIQVAGQPVEGRSGGGLFSAEGYTIGVCNAADPTDNQGLFRGLEAIQKLLDEQQLGYVYQAAPGASAAGLVANAAPATIEPPSAEGWMPVTPPAMPGHMPAPEPTAIAATPPDASAPSGQYVPAAMLPASHHPGPAAGVAVLRDVAGTQPDAATLARLSPQERAALEAINKHSGGAEVICVVRPLADPRAKSEIIVLDHASPAFLQQLAAERQVQDARHLTSTSSQNGGFRPLRPSGVVTQR, encoded by the coding sequence ATGGCCACGCTTCAGGCGGCCTTCGTCGCGTTTTCGTTGCTGGGGGCCAGCGACACGGTTCTCGTCGACTTCTCGGCCGATTGGTGCGGACCGTGTCGACAGATGGAACCCGCGGTCAACCAACTCGCCGCGGCGGGTTATCCGGTCCGCAAGGTGAACATCGATCGCGAACGCGAGCTCGCCGCCCTCTACCACGTGCAAAGCATTCCCTGCTTCGTGCTGTTGGTCGACGGGCGCGAAGTCGATCGCACGGTCGGCTCGACCAGCCTCGAACACCTGCAATCGATGATGCACAAGGCGGGAGTCTACCCGTCCAACAGCGCCGGTGGTCATGCGCGCGGTCAATCGCCCGATTATGCTCCTCCGGCGGTCGTCACGGCGCCCGTCGCTCCCTTGGTCCCGGTAACCATGCCAGCCACGACGAGCAACGCTCCGCTGGCCGCGGCGGTCTCTGCTCCGGCGCCGGCAGCGCCGCAGATGCTACCATCGACGCCGGCCATGCCTTCGAACAACCACAGGGCCGCCGATCGCGCCACGACCCCGGAAGCGATCATGGCCGCGAGCGTCCGCATCAAGGTACAAGATCCCGACGGCCAGTCGGGGGGCAGCGGCACGATCATCGACGCCCGCGAAGGCGAGGCGCTCGTGCTGACGTGCGGTCATATCTTTCGCGATTCGAAAGGGCAGGGAAAGATCACCGTCGATCTCTTCGGACCAGGCGCCCCGCAGGGCGTTCCCGGCGAGCTGATCTATTTCGACGATAAGACGGACCTGGGCATCCTGGCCATTCGTCCGGGCGTGCCCGTCGTGCCCGCTCGTATCGCCCCCGCCCATTACGCACTGCAACCCGGCCAACCGGTGACCAGCATCGGCTGCAATGGCGGCGCCGATCCGACCGTGCAGCAGAGCAAGATCGACTCGCTCAACAAATTCCTCGGTCCGCAAAACATTCAGGTCGCGGGCCAGCCGGTCGAAGGTCGCAGCGGCGGGGGGCTCTTCAGCGCCGAAGGCTACACGATCGGCGTCTGCAACGCGGCCGACCCCACGGACAACCAGGGATTGTTCCGCGGACTCGAAGCGATCCAGAAGTTGCTCGACGAACAGCAACTGGGCTACGTGTATCAAGCGGCGCCCGGTGCGTCCGCGGCCGGTCTTGTAGCAAACGCGGCGCCTGCCACGATCGAACCCCCCAGTGCCGAAGGTTGGATGCCGGTGACCCCGCCAGCGATGCCTGGCCACATGCCCGCGCCCGAGCCGACGGCGATTGCCGCCACGCCGCCCGACGCTTCGGCTCCCTCGGGACAATACGTGCCCGCCGCGATGCTACCGGCGAGCCATCATCCTGGTCCGGCGGCGGGCGTGGCGGTCTTGCGTGACGTGGCGGGGACGCAGCCCGACGCGGCCACGCTGGCCAGGCTGTCGCCCCAGGAACGTGCCGCGCTCGAAGCGATCAACAAGCATTCCGGGGGCGCCGAAGTCATCTGCGTCGTGCGTCCGCTGGCCGATCCTCGCGCCAAGAGCGAGATCATCGTGCTCGATCACGCCTCGCCCGCCTTCCTGCAGCAACTGGCCGCCGAACGCCAGGTGCAAGACGCGCGGCATCTCACGTCGACGTCGTCGCAGAACGGTGGCTTCCGCCCGCTCCGCCCGAGCGGCGTCGTGACGCAGAGGTAG
- a CDS encoding nucleoside permease gives MTRNPYEAPNMESGTPLFTVTTWGKLGVMMFLQYFVWGAWWVTLGTYLSQTQKFTGDQVGKIYGTAALAGMISPFIVGMVADRFFATQRILATLHLVGAGVLFYASYVDSFGLLYPVLLVYYLCYMPTLALTNSLSFHHMSDPETQFPRVRVLGTGGWIAAGLALGLAQLLGYTGIEAAATPMRIAAVTSLVLGFYCFFLPHTPPANPEGRITARQVLGLDALKLMKRWPFAVFVICSFLICIPLQFYYAWTNVFLNEIKVPYAASIMILGQVSEIGFMLLMPLFFVRLGVKYMLLVGMACWAARYVLFGFGNGSELFWMLAIGILLHGICYDFFFVTGQIYVDQQASKSIRASAQGFIAFVTLGVGGFIGTWISGDVVQAFQTAEGVHDWRSIWLVPAAMAAVVLVVFALLFRENGSSKAD, from the coding sequence ATGACGCGCAATCCCTACGAAGCTCCCAACATGGAGTCGGGCACGCCCCTGTTCACGGTGACGACCTGGGGCAAGCTGGGGGTGATGATGTTTCTGCAATACTTCGTCTGGGGCGCTTGGTGGGTCACGCTGGGGACCTATCTCAGCCAGACGCAGAAGTTCACCGGCGACCAGGTGGGCAAGATCTACGGCACGGCGGCCCTGGCCGGCATGATCTCTCCCTTTATCGTGGGCATGGTGGCCGACCGATTTTTCGCCACGCAACGCATTCTGGCCACGCTGCACCTGGTGGGGGCGGGGGTGTTGTTCTATGCCTCGTACGTGGATAGCTTCGGGCTGCTCTATCCGGTGCTGCTGGTTTATTACTTGTGCTACATGCCGACGTTGGCGCTGACCAACTCGCTCTCGTTCCATCACATGAGCGACCCCGAGACGCAATTCCCCCGCGTTCGCGTGCTGGGGACAGGCGGTTGGATTGCGGCCGGATTGGCATTGGGACTCGCGCAGCTCTTGGGCTACACCGGCATCGAGGCGGCAGCTACTCCCATGCGCATCGCCGCGGTAACGTCTCTCGTGTTGGGTTTCTATTGTTTCTTCCTGCCGCATACTCCGCCGGCGAATCCCGAGGGGCGGATTACCGCGCGGCAGGTTTTGGGACTCGACGCGCTCAAACTCATGAAGCGTTGGCCCTTCGCGGTGTTCGTCATCTGCTCGTTTCTGATCTGCATTCCGTTGCAGTTCTATTACGCCTGGACAAACGTCTTCTTGAACGAAATCAAGGTGCCGTATGCTGCCTCGATCATGATTCTGGGGCAGGTGTCCGAAATCGGATTCATGCTGCTCATGCCCCTTTTCTTTGTGCGATTGGGGGTCAAGTACATGTTGTTGGTGGGGATGGCGTGTTGGGCCGCACGGTATGTGCTGTTCGGTTTTGGCAACGGAAGTGAACTATTCTGGATGCTCGCCATCGGCATTCTGCTGCACGGTATCTGCTACGATTTCTTCTTCGTCACCGGGCAGATCTACGTCGACCAGCAGGCGTCGAAGAGCATTCGCGCCTCGGCGCAGGGATTCATCGCCTTCGTCACCCTGGGCGTGGGCGGGTTCATCGGCACATGGATCTCGGGCGACGTCGTGCAGGCCTTCCAAACTGCTGAAGGAGTCCACGACTGGCGCAGCATCTGGCTGGTGCCGGCGGCCATGGCGGCCGTCGTCCTGGTGGTATTCGCACTGCTGTTCCGCGAGAATGGCAGCAGCAAGGCCGACTAA
- the metG gene encoding methionine--tRNA ligase, whose translation MSEKFYLTTAIDYPNSRPHIGTAFEKIGADVQARYRRQQGRPVYFLMGNDENTIKVVERAEQLGLEPKPYVDDMARQFREVWGALDISYDDFIQTSEERHRIGCQKFISKVYEAGDIYKKNYQALYCEGCEEFKTESQLSPERRCPNHPNRELKHVEEENYFFRLSSYQERLLALYDERPDFIRPETRRNEILSLVRGGLEDISISRRDFTWGIDVPWDAEHKIYVWFDALLNYITGIGYGTDEALFKRFWPADVHFIGKDITRFHCALWPAMLLSASVELPRQVFAHGFVYVKNEATDEVQKISKSLGNVIEPMDIVREFSSDAFRYYFMRECPFGGDGEFSFSRFVASYNADLANNLGNLFSRTTSMAQRYFDGVLAGSRDVAPSEVFGDLDLLATVRGIAEDIEACRYNLALETIWRQVLDRANRYIEEQRPWLLANPQKPEYDLAACNRVLANLAEAVRVAAILIRPFLPRAAERIYAGFNFPTPFAEAGYDQIATRPALVEDLRVTAALTADGKVEPLFPKIEPAKAK comes from the coding sequence ATGTCCGAAAAGTTCTATCTCACGACCGCCATCGACTACCCGAACAGCCGGCCGCACATCGGCACGGCCTTCGAGAAAATTGGCGCTGACGTCCAGGCACGCTATCGGCGCCAGCAGGGGCGGCCGGTCTATTTTCTCATGGGCAACGACGAGAACACGATCAAGGTCGTCGAGCGGGCGGAGCAACTCGGGCTCGAGCCGAAGCCTTATGTTGACGACATGGCCCGCCAGTTTCGCGAGGTCTGGGGGGCGCTCGATATCTCGTACGACGACTTCATCCAGACCAGCGAAGAGCGGCACCGCATCGGCTGCCAGAAGTTCATCTCCAAGGTCTACGAAGCGGGCGACATCTACAAGAAGAACTACCAGGCGCTCTATTGCGAAGGCTGCGAGGAGTTCAAGACCGAAAGCCAACTCTCGCCGGAGCGCCGCTGTCCGAACCATCCCAACCGCGAGCTGAAGCACGTCGAGGAAGAGAATTACTTCTTCCGGCTGTCGAGCTATCAGGAGCGACTGCTCGCGCTGTACGACGAGCGCCCCGATTTCATTCGTCCCGAGACGCGCCGCAATGAGATTTTGAGCCTGGTGCGCGGCGGGTTGGAAGACATCTCGATCAGCCGCCGCGATTTCACCTGGGGCATCGACGTGCCCTGGGATGCCGAACACAAGATCTATGTCTGGTTCGACGCGCTGTTGAACTACATCACGGGCATCGGCTACGGCACCGACGAGGCGCTCTTCAAACGTTTCTGGCCGGCCGACGTCCACTTCATCGGCAAGGACATCACGCGGTTCCACTGTGCGCTATGGCCGGCGATGCTCTTGAGCGCGAGCGTCGAGCTGCCGCGGCAGGTTTTCGCCCACGGCTTCGTCTACGTGAAGAACGAGGCCACCGACGAAGTGCAGAAGATCTCGAAATCGCTCGGCAACGTGATCGAGCCGATGGATATCGTACGTGAGTTTTCGAGCGATGCCTTCCGCTATTACTTCATGCGCGAGTGCCCCTTCGGCGGCGACGGCGAGTTCAGCTTTTCGCGCTTCGTGGCCAGCTACAACGCCGATCTGGCGAACAACCTGGGCAACCTGTTCAGCCGCACGACCAGCATGGCGCAGCGCTATTTCGATGGCGTGCTGGCCGGCTCGCGCGACGTGGCGCCGAGCGAAGTCTTCGGCGATCTTGATCTCTTGGCCACGGTGCGCGGCATTGCCGAGGATATCGAGGCATGCCGCTACAACCTGGCGCTGGAAACGATCTGGCGACAGGTGCTCGACCGTGCGAATCGCTATATCGAGGAGCAGCGTCCCTGGCTGCTGGCGAATCCGCAGAAGCCCGAGTACGACCTGGCCGCCTGCAACCGCGTGCTGGCGAACCTGGCCGAGGCGGTCCGCGTGGCGGCCATTCTGATTCGGCCCTTCCTGCCGCGCGCCGCCGAGCGAATCTACGCCGGCTTCAATTTTCCGACGCCCTTCGCCGAGGCGGGTTACGACCAGATCGCGACACGCCCCGCGCTGGTGGAAGATCTGCGCGTCACCGCCGCTTTGACGGCCGACGGCAAGGTGGAACCGCTCTTTCCCAAGATCGAACCGGCCAAGGCGAAGTAG